One window of the Diachasmimorpha longicaudata isolate KC_UGA_2023 chromosome 9, iyDiaLong2, whole genome shotgun sequence genome contains the following:
- the LOC135165851 gene encoding polycomb group protein Pc, which produces MEMDLGNVYAAERILKKREKRGKVEYFVKWKGWSKKWNTWEPEENILDVRLIELYEESQKGSDVAPRRPRRADTRYNEQILANLVVEEEPGGDERVGEDSQDESGSTSAQRLNPVPDEDTIASSLDGHESPTPPDLSVSAFTGDSDSSNSSVDIPLLPRREPGIKRKSEVLSKESGKIGITITTSPSSGGSSPPPNKLPRLLPLKGNATSSSYHNHKVNGRRPSSSSVKSTPDEPSPAVPTTPAPALQDKKRPEADVPHGPPPSLPRAPPLSSSPQLDTPLEHPPKKRPLDKVEKSNGVTDTNGHKSPSPTDVYTNNNRLMSIVNGHHNNNPTSIKSPELIKPEDYKPLSPGTDYWHSITPVADQVFITDVTVNLKTVTIRECKTEKGFFRERDPKSDVY; this is translated from the exons GGAAAGGTCGAGTACTTCGTGAAATGGAAGGGCTGGAGCAAAAAGTGGAACACGTGGGAGCCAGAGGAGAATATTCTCGACGTGAGGCTAATTGAGCTGTACGAggagagccagaaagggagtGACGTTGCACCAAGAAGGCCCCGAAGAGCAGACACACGATACAat GAGCAAATCCTGGCAAACCTAGTGGTGGAGGAGGAGCCAGGTGGGGACGAGAGAGTGGGTGAAGACAGCCAAGATGAGTCAGGAAGTACCTCAGCCCAGCGATTGAATCCAGTCCCAGATGAGGACACAATCGCAAGTTCCCTCGATGGACACGAGTCCCCAACGCCCCCTGACCTATCAGTATCAGCCTTCACTGGTGACTCTGATAGCTCCAACAGCAGTGTCGACATACCTCTGTTACCCAGGCGAGAGCCAGGAATCAAGAGGAAGTCGGAGGTGCTGAGTAAGGAGTCAGGAAAAATTggcatcaccatcaccactaGTCCCAGTAGTGGAGGCAGCAGTCCTCCACCAAATAAGTTGCCCAGGTTGTTGCCACTCAAGGGAAATGCGACGTCTTCGTCTTATCAT AATCACAAAGTGAACGGGAGAAGACCGTCATCATCATCAGTGAAGTCGACTCCAGACGAGCCCTCGCCAGCAGTCCCAACGACTCCAGCCCCAGCTCTTCAGGACAAAAAACGTCCTGAGGCCGATGTACCCCACGGTCCACCGCCCTCACTTCCTCGGGCACCACCGCTGTCCTCATCCCCCCAACTGGACACCCCCCTGGAGCATCCGCCGAAAAAACGGCCCCTCGACAAAGTGGAAAAATCCAACGGTGTGACAGACACCAATGGCCACAAATCCCCATCTCCCACAGACGTCTACACCAACAACAACAGGTTAATGTCTATCGTCAATGGACAtcacaacaataatcctaCATCAATAAAATCCCCGGAGTTGATAAAACCTGAGGACTACAAGCCCCTGAGTCCAGGAACTGACTACTGGCACTCAATCACTCCTGTTGCTGATCAAGTATTTATCACTGATGTCACTGTTAATTTAAAAACTGTGACGATTAGGGAGTGCAAGACTGAGAAGGGCTTCTTCAGGGAGAGAGATCCCAAGAGTGATGTGTACTGA